The Oncorhynchus keta strain PuntledgeMale-10-30-2019 chromosome 17, Oket_V2, whole genome shotgun sequence genome has a window encoding:
- the tmem86a gene encoding lysoplasmalogenase-like protein TMEM86A, with product MVSPVTVVKSEGPKLVPFFKSTCVYFVLWLPTSSPSWFSALIKCLPIFCLWLFMLAHGFSFLGAHSSARKILAGLIFSSLGDAFLIWQEDGYFSHGLLMFAISHILYSSAFGMKPLNPLAGLVIGAISAVSYALLYPYLSGPFTYLVGVYIALIGFMGWRAVAGLQLANDLWTWTKMSACLGAVLFMVSDLTIAVNKFCFPVPHSRAVIMATYYAAQMLIALSAVECQDVETARKMA from the exons GTGAAGAGCGAAGGCCCTAAACTGGTGCCCTTCTTCAAGTCTACCTGTGTCTACTTCGTCCTGTGGCTACCAACCTCAAGCCCTTCTTGGTTCAGCGCCCTCATCAAGTGTCTACCCATCTTCTGCCTGTGGCTCTTCATGCTGGCCCACGGCTTCAGCTTCTTAGGTGCCCACTCCAGTGCTCGCAAGATCCTGGCCGGTCTCATCTTCTCTAGCCTGGGAGATGCCTTTCTCATCTGGCAGGAGGATGGCTACTTTAGCCACG GTTTGCTGATGTTTGCCATCTCCCACATCCTCTACTCCTCGGCCTTCGGTATGAAGCCCCTGAACCCGCTTGCCGGCCTGGTGATCGGCGCCATTTCGGCCGTGAGCTACGCCCTGCTCTACCCCTACCTCTCAGGCCCCTTCACCTACCTGGTGGGGGTCTATATCGCCCTGATCGGCTTCATGGGCTGGCGGGCCGTGGCCGGCCTCCAGTTGGCCAATGACCTGTGGACCTGGACCAAGATGTCGGCATGTCTGGGCGCTGTACTCTTCATGGTCTCCGACCTCACTATTGCCGTTAACAAGTTCTGCTTCCCTGTGCCGCACTCACGTGCCGTTATCATGGCCACCTACTACGCCGCGCAGATGCTGATCGCGCTCTCCGCCGTCGAGTGCCAGGATGTGGAGACGGCAAGGAAGATGGCatga